The Ailuropoda melanoleuca isolate Jingjing chromosome 9, ASM200744v2, whole genome shotgun sequence genome includes a region encoding these proteins:
- the FAH gene encoding fumarylacetoacetase, producing MSFVAVSEDSDFPIHNLPYGVFSTAGNPRPRIGVAIGDQILDLSVIKHLFTGPVLSKHQDVFDQVGLHATSWLLDLLQMTPGRCSFPPISDKRYVPHGNAYHRFTPRMLTFIPEDPSRCRALHAFFVGPGNNFGEPIPISRAHEHIFGMVLMNDWSARDIQKWEYVPLGPFLGKSFGTTISPWVVPMEALMPFAVPNPEQDPKPLPYLRHDRPYTFDINLSVTLKGTVVELEGVSMARTVGKQNSKYMYWTILQQLTHHTVNGCNLRPGDLLASGTISGPEPESFGSMLELSWRGTKAIELGNGQTRKFLLDGDEVIITGHCQGDGYRVGFGQCAGKVLPALSPA from the exons ATGTCCTTCGTCGCGGTGTCCGAGGATTCTGACTTCCCCATCCACAACCTGCCCTACGGCGTCTTTTCCACCGCAGGCAAC CCAAGGCCGAGGATCGGTGTGGCCATTGGCGACCAGATCCTGGACCTCAGTGTCATTAAGCACCTCTTCACCGGGCCTGTCCTCTCCAAACACCAGGATGTCTTCGATCAGGTAGGGCTCCATGCCACGTCGTGGCTGCTGGATTTATTACAAATGACACCAGGAAGATGCTCTTTCCCTCCCATTTCGGATAAGAGATA CGTCCCGCACGGCAATGCCTACCATCGCTTCACCCCCAGGATGCTGACATTCATCCCCGAGGACCCCTCACGCTGCAGGGCTCTGCAT GCTTTCTTTGTAGGCCCTGGGAACAACTTCGGAGAGCCGATCCCCATCTCCAGGGCCCATGAGCACATTTTTGGAATGGTCCTTATGAACGACTGGAGTG CTCGGGACATTCAGAAGTGGGAGTATGTCCCTCTTGGGCCATTCCTTGGGAAGAGTTTTGGAACCACCATCTCTCCATGGGTGGTGCCCATGGAGGCCCTCATGCCCTTTGCCGTGCCCAACCCGGAGCAG GACCCCAAGCCCCTGCCGTATCTCCGTCACGACCGGCCCTACACGTTCGACATTAACCTCTCTGTCACTCTGAAAGGTACTGTCGTGGAGCTGGAGGGTGTGTCCATGGCTCG CACGGTTGGGAAACAGAACAGCA AGTACATGTACTGGACGATACTCCAGCAGCTGACCCACCACACCGTCAATGGCTGCAACCTGCGCCCAGGGGACCTGCTGGCTTCTGGAACCATCAGCGGGCCG GAGCCAGAGAGCTTTGGCTCCATGCTGGAGCTGTCGTGGAGGGGAACGAAGGCCATCGAGCTGGGGAACGGACAGACCAGGAAGTTTCTGCTGGACGGCGATGAAGTCATCATAACAG GGCACTGCCAGGGAGATGGGTACCGCGTCGGCTTTGGCCAGTGTGCTGGAAAAGTGCTGCCCGCTCTCTCGCCCGCGTGA